From Nerophis lumbriciformis linkage group LG13, RoL_Nlum_v2.1, whole genome shotgun sequence, one genomic window encodes:
- the LOC133613419 gene encoding gamma-crystallin B-like, whose translation MESAGKITFYQDQNYQGDYYECSSDCPELNGHLSRCSSVRVKSGAWVLFERPNYLGYQYVLTKGEYPDYRQWMGYTDSVRSCHVIPNVSGAFRIRVFERPDFGGQTLECTQDVSQLSDLWLQGAVHSAQVQDGAWVLYELPDYRGHQYLLERGQYRRHTEWAAPDSTVGSLRRVLCV comes from the exons ATCACATTCTACCAAGACCAGAACTACCAGGGGGACTATTACGAGTGTAGCAGCGACTGTCCTGAACTGAACGGTCACCTGAGTCGCTGCAGCTCAGTCAGAGTTAAGAGCGGGGCCTGGGTTCTGTTTGAGAGGCCTAACTACCTGGGCTACCAGTACGTCCTGACCAAAGGGGAGTACCCGGACTACCGCCAATGGATGGGTTACACCGACAGCGTCCGCTCCTGTCACGTCATCCCAAAT GTTTCCGGCGCCTTCAGAATCCGCGTCTTCGAGCGTCCTGACTTTGGCGGTCAGACGCTTGAGTGCACGCAGGACGTCTCCCAGCTGTCCGACCTTTGGCTCCAGGGGGCGGTCCACTCGGCCCAAGTGCAGGATGGCGCCTGGGTCCTCTACGAGCTTCCAGACTACCGCGGACACCAGTACCTTCTGGAGAGGGGACAGTACCGCCGCCACACAGAATGGGCCGCCCCGGACTCCACAGTGGGATCCCTCCGGCGAGTCCTCTGCGTTTAG